In Populus nigra chromosome 1, ddPopNigr1.1, whole genome shotgun sequence, one genomic interval encodes:
- the LOC133682036 gene encoding outer envelope protein 80, chloroplastic-like isoform X2 has protein sequence MSKNDDVSFTSSSLRTPPFLHHQTKPSLPLFSQLAKTKLTFASFLDSLLTRPSTRTPNSPPICSASLSLSHSSCSDPKPLPILGSASLSQSQLGESNQLDSVVSAQQKSGGASGVHGSVRNDEERVLISEVLVKNKDGDELERKDLEGEALAALKACRANSALTVREVQEDVHRIISSGYFSSCMPIAVDTRDGIQLVFQVEPNQEFHGLVCEGASVLPTKFIQDAFRGGYGKVVNIKHLDEVINSINGWYMERGLFGMVSNAEILSGGIIRLQVAEAEVNDISICFLDRKTGEPTKGKTKPETILRQLTTKKGQVYSMLQGKRDVDTVLTMGIMEDVSFIPQPAGDTGKVDLIMNVVERPNGGFSAGGGISSGITSGPLSGLIGSFAYSHRNVFGRNRKLNISLERGQIDSIFRVNYTDPWIEGDDKRTSRTIMVQNSRTPGNLVHSNQPGNSSLTIGRVTAGLEFSRPLRPKWSGTGGLIFQHAGVRDENGNPIIKDHYSSPLTASGKTHDDMLLAKFESVYTGSGDHGSSMHFCRCSLCLTWNKDYLFGPSGCFSTESMLVLERVHKLVLLCVF, from the exons ATGAGTAAAAACGACGACGTTTCCTTCACTTCATCTTCTCTCAGAACCCCCCCTTTCCTTCACCACCAAACTAaaccctctctccctctcttctctcaacTCGCCAAAACCAAACTCACCTTCGCCAGCTTCCTCGACTCACTCCTAACCCGCCCGTCAACTCGGACTCCCAACTCACCCCCCATCTGCTCCGCCTCACTCTCCCTTTCTCACTCCTCCTGCTCAGACCCCAAACCCCTGCCGATCCTTGGCTCCGCGTCGCTGAGTCAGTCCCAACTCGGTGAGTCGAATCAGCTCGACTCGGTGGTTTCCGCCCAGCAGAAGAGCGGTGGGGCGAGTGGGGTTCATGGGTCGGTTCGGAACGATGAGGAGAGGGTGTTGATCAGTGAAGTGCTGGTGAAGAATAAAGATGGGGATGAACTGGAGAGGAAGGATTTAGAAGGTGAGGCTTTAGCGGCGTTAAAAGCTTGCCGTGCTAACTCGGCTCTTACCGTTCGTGAAGTTCAAGAGGATGTGCATAGGATTATCAGTAGTGGATACTTTTCCTCCTGTATGCCTATTGCTGTTGACACTCGTGATGGGATTCAGTTGGTTTTTCAG GTAGAACCGAACCAGGAGTTTCATGGTCTAGTATGTGAAGGAGCTAGTGTTCTTCCGACAAAGTTTATACAGGATGCTTTTCGTGGCGGTTATG GAAAAGTGGTAAATATTAAGCATTTGGATGAAGTCATAAATTCCATCAATGGCTGGTACATGGAGCGTGGCCTTTTTGGCATG GTTTCAAATGCTGAGATTCTCTCTGGGGGTATTATAAGGTTACAAGTTGCAGAGGCAGAGGTGAACGACATTTCCATATGTTTTCTTGACCGAAAAAC TGGTGAACCAACCAAAGGGAAGACAAAGCCTGAAACGATACTTAGGCAACTTACAACCAAAAAGGGACAG GTCTACAGTATGCTTCAAGGGAAAAGAGATGTGGATACTGTGTTAACTATGGGAATCATGGAAGATGTTAGCTTTATTCCCCAACCTGCTGGAG ATACTGGCAAAGTTGATTTGATAATGAATGTTGTTGAACGTCCAAATGGAGGTTTCTCCGCTGGCGGTGGGATATCAAGTGG GATCACAAGTGGCCCTCTATCAGGACTTATTGGAAG CTTTGCATATTCCCATAGAAATGTTTTTGGACGAAACCGGAAACTTAATATTTCCCTTGAGCGAGGCCAAATTGATTCAATCTTTCGCGTAAACTACACAGACCCATGGATTGAAGGGGATGACAAACGGACTTCTAGAACAATTATGGTTCAg AATTCAAGAACCCCTGGGAATCTTGTTCACAGTAACCAACCTGGCAATAGTAGCCTGACCATTGGCAGAGTTACAGCAGGTTTAGAATTTAGCAGACCACTCAGGCCAAAGTGGAGTGGAACAGGCGGACTTATTTTTCAG CACGCTGGTGTTCGTGATGAAAATGGCAATCCTATTATTAAGGACCATTACAGCAGCCCGCTTACTGCAAG CGGCAAGACTCATGATGATATGTTGCTTGCCAAATTTGAAAGTGTATATACAGGTTCTGGTGATCATGGCTCTTCAATG CATTTTTGTCGGTGCAGTTTGTGTTTAACATGGAACAAGGACTACCTCTTTGGCCCGAGTGGCTGTTTTTCAACAGAGTCAATGCTCGTGCTAGAAAGGGTGCACAAATTGGTCCTGCTTTGTGTCTTCTGA
- the LOC133682036 gene encoding outer envelope protein 80, chloroplastic-like isoform X1, whose product MSKNDDVSFTSSSLRTPPFLHHQTKPSLPLFSQLAKTKLTFASFLDSLLTRPSTRTPNSPPICSASLSLSHSSCSDPKPLPILGSASLSQSQLGESNQLDSVVSAQQKSGGASGVHGSVRNDEERVLISEVLVKNKDGDELERKDLEGEALAALKACRANSALTVREVQEDVHRIISSGYFSSCMPIAVDTRDGIQLVFQVEPNQEFHGLVCEGASVLPTKFIQDAFRGGYGKVVNIKHLDEVINSINGWYMERGLFGMVSNAEILSGGIIRLQVAEAEVNDISICFLDRKTGEPTKGKTKPETILRQLTTKKGQVYSMLQGKRDVDTVLTMGIMEDVSFIPQPAGDTGKVDLIMNVVERPNGGFSAGGGISSGITSGPLSGLIGSFAYSHRNVFGRNRKLNISLERGQIDSIFRVNYTDPWIEGDDKRTSRTIMVQNSRTPGNLVHSNQPGNSSLTIGRVTAGLEFSRPLRPKWSGTGGLIFQHAGVRDENGNPIIKDHYSSPLTASGKTHDDMLLAKFESVYTGSGDHGSSMFVFNMEQGLPLWPEWLFFNRVNARARKGAQIGPALCLLSLSGGHVVGTFSPHEAFAIGGTNSVRGYEEGAVSSGRSYVIGSGEISFPMLGPVEGVIFADYGTDLGSGPTVPGDPAGARLKPGSGYGYGFGIRVDSALGPLRLEYAFNDKNLKRFHFGVGHRN is encoded by the exons ATGAGTAAAAACGACGACGTTTCCTTCACTTCATCTTCTCTCAGAACCCCCCCTTTCCTTCACCACCAAACTAaaccctctctccctctcttctctcaacTCGCCAAAACCAAACTCACCTTCGCCAGCTTCCTCGACTCACTCCTAACCCGCCCGTCAACTCGGACTCCCAACTCACCCCCCATCTGCTCCGCCTCACTCTCCCTTTCTCACTCCTCCTGCTCAGACCCCAAACCCCTGCCGATCCTTGGCTCCGCGTCGCTGAGTCAGTCCCAACTCGGTGAGTCGAATCAGCTCGACTCGGTGGTTTCCGCCCAGCAGAAGAGCGGTGGGGCGAGTGGGGTTCATGGGTCGGTTCGGAACGATGAGGAGAGGGTGTTGATCAGTGAAGTGCTGGTGAAGAATAAAGATGGGGATGAACTGGAGAGGAAGGATTTAGAAGGTGAGGCTTTAGCGGCGTTAAAAGCTTGCCGTGCTAACTCGGCTCTTACCGTTCGTGAAGTTCAAGAGGATGTGCATAGGATTATCAGTAGTGGATACTTTTCCTCCTGTATGCCTATTGCTGTTGACACTCGTGATGGGATTCAGTTGGTTTTTCAG GTAGAACCGAACCAGGAGTTTCATGGTCTAGTATGTGAAGGAGCTAGTGTTCTTCCGACAAAGTTTATACAGGATGCTTTTCGTGGCGGTTATG GAAAAGTGGTAAATATTAAGCATTTGGATGAAGTCATAAATTCCATCAATGGCTGGTACATGGAGCGTGGCCTTTTTGGCATG GTTTCAAATGCTGAGATTCTCTCTGGGGGTATTATAAGGTTACAAGTTGCAGAGGCAGAGGTGAACGACATTTCCATATGTTTTCTTGACCGAAAAAC TGGTGAACCAACCAAAGGGAAGACAAAGCCTGAAACGATACTTAGGCAACTTACAACCAAAAAGGGACAG GTCTACAGTATGCTTCAAGGGAAAAGAGATGTGGATACTGTGTTAACTATGGGAATCATGGAAGATGTTAGCTTTATTCCCCAACCTGCTGGAG ATACTGGCAAAGTTGATTTGATAATGAATGTTGTTGAACGTCCAAATGGAGGTTTCTCCGCTGGCGGTGGGATATCAAGTGG GATCACAAGTGGCCCTCTATCAGGACTTATTGGAAG CTTTGCATATTCCCATAGAAATGTTTTTGGACGAAACCGGAAACTTAATATTTCCCTTGAGCGAGGCCAAATTGATTCAATCTTTCGCGTAAACTACACAGACCCATGGATTGAAGGGGATGACAAACGGACTTCTAGAACAATTATGGTTCAg AATTCAAGAACCCCTGGGAATCTTGTTCACAGTAACCAACCTGGCAATAGTAGCCTGACCATTGGCAGAGTTACAGCAGGTTTAGAATTTAGCAGACCACTCAGGCCAAAGTGGAGTGGAACAGGCGGACTTATTTTTCAG CACGCTGGTGTTCGTGATGAAAATGGCAATCCTATTATTAAGGACCATTACAGCAGCCCGCTTACTGCAAG CGGCAAGACTCATGATGATATGTTGCTTGCCAAATTTGAAAGTGTATATACAGGTTCTGGTGATCATGGCTCTTCAATG TTTGTGTTTAACATGGAACAAGGACTACCTCTTTGGCCCGAGTGGCTGTTTTTCAACAGAGTCAATGCTCGTGCTAGAAAGGGTGCACAAATTGGTCCTGCTTTGTGTCTTCTGAG TTTGTCTGGCGGTCATGTGGTGGGTACTTTTTCTCCTCATGAAGCATTTGCCATTGGTGGAACAAACAGTGTGAGAGGATATGAAGAAGGGGCTGTGAGCTCTGGTAGATCATATGTAATTGGCTCTGGTGAAATTTCTTTCCCTATG TTGGGACCAGTGGAAGGAGTTATTTTTGCTGACTATGGAACAGATCTCGGATCTGGACCCACGGTGCCTG GAGATCCCGCTGGGGCAAGGCTGAAACCTGGAAGTGGATACGGGTATGGCTTTGGCATCCGAGTGGACTCAGCGTTGGGCCCTCTTCGTCTTGAATACGCATTTAATGACAAGAACTTGAAGAGATTTCATTTTGGAGTAGGTCACCGAAATTAG
- the LOC133682036 gene encoding outer envelope protein 80, chloroplastic-like isoform X3 has product MERGLFGMVSNAEILSGGIIRLQVAEAEVNDISICFLDRKTGEPTKGKTKPETILRQLTTKKGQVYSMLQGKRDVDTVLTMGIMEDVSFIPQPAGDTGKVDLIMNVVERPNGGFSAGGGISSGITSGPLSGLIGSFAYSHRNVFGRNRKLNISLERGQIDSIFRVNYTDPWIEGDDKRTSRTIMVQNSRTPGNLVHSNQPGNSSLTIGRVTAGLEFSRPLRPKWSGTGGLIFQHAGVRDENGNPIIKDHYSSPLTASGKTHDDMLLAKFESVYTGSGDHGSSMFVFNMEQGLPLWPEWLFFNRVNARARKGAQIGPALCLLSLSGGHVVGTFSPHEAFAIGGTNSVRGYEEGAVSSGRSYVIGSGEISFPMLGPVEGVIFADYGTDLGSGPTVPGDPAGARLKPGSGYGYGFGIRVDSALGPLRLEYAFNDKNLKRFHFGVGHRN; this is encoded by the exons ATGGAGCGTGGCCTTTTTGGCATG GTTTCAAATGCTGAGATTCTCTCTGGGGGTATTATAAGGTTACAAGTTGCAGAGGCAGAGGTGAACGACATTTCCATATGTTTTCTTGACCGAAAAAC TGGTGAACCAACCAAAGGGAAGACAAAGCCTGAAACGATACTTAGGCAACTTACAACCAAAAAGGGACAG GTCTACAGTATGCTTCAAGGGAAAAGAGATGTGGATACTGTGTTAACTATGGGAATCATGGAAGATGTTAGCTTTATTCCCCAACCTGCTGGAG ATACTGGCAAAGTTGATTTGATAATGAATGTTGTTGAACGTCCAAATGGAGGTTTCTCCGCTGGCGGTGGGATATCAAGTGG GATCACAAGTGGCCCTCTATCAGGACTTATTGGAAG CTTTGCATATTCCCATAGAAATGTTTTTGGACGAAACCGGAAACTTAATATTTCCCTTGAGCGAGGCCAAATTGATTCAATCTTTCGCGTAAACTACACAGACCCATGGATTGAAGGGGATGACAAACGGACTTCTAGAACAATTATGGTTCAg AATTCAAGAACCCCTGGGAATCTTGTTCACAGTAACCAACCTGGCAATAGTAGCCTGACCATTGGCAGAGTTACAGCAGGTTTAGAATTTAGCAGACCACTCAGGCCAAAGTGGAGTGGAACAGGCGGACTTATTTTTCAG CACGCTGGTGTTCGTGATGAAAATGGCAATCCTATTATTAAGGACCATTACAGCAGCCCGCTTACTGCAAG CGGCAAGACTCATGATGATATGTTGCTTGCCAAATTTGAAAGTGTATATACAGGTTCTGGTGATCATGGCTCTTCAATG TTTGTGTTTAACATGGAACAAGGACTACCTCTTTGGCCCGAGTGGCTGTTTTTCAACAGAGTCAATGCTCGTGCTAGAAAGGGTGCACAAATTGGTCCTGCTTTGTGTCTTCTGAG TTTGTCTGGCGGTCATGTGGTGGGTACTTTTTCTCCTCATGAAGCATTTGCCATTGGTGGAACAAACAGTGTGAGAGGATATGAAGAAGGGGCTGTGAGCTCTGGTAGATCATATGTAATTGGCTCTGGTGAAATTTCTTTCCCTATG TTGGGACCAGTGGAAGGAGTTATTTTTGCTGACTATGGAACAGATCTCGGATCTGGACCCACGGTGCCTG GAGATCCCGCTGGGGCAAGGCTGAAACCTGGAAGTGGATACGGGTATGGCTTTGGCATCCGAGTGGACTCAGCGTTGGGCCCTCTTCGTCTTGAATACGCATTTAATGACAAGAACTTGAAGAGATTTCATTTTGGAGTAGGTCACCGAAATTAG